From the genome of Cytobacillus firmus, one region includes:
- a CDS encoding TIGR04053 family radical SAM/SPASM domain-containing protein: MGFDRDFNKDPFIVIWELTRACQLKCLHCRAEAQYRRDPRELSFEEGMALIDQIREMNNPMLVFTGGDPLMRQDVFDIAEYAVKKGVRVSMTPSATPNVTKEAIEKAKQVGLARWAFSLDGPNAEIHDHFRGTSGSYDLTIERIKYLHELEIPVQINTVISRYNIDYLEEMAQVVEELKCVLWSVFFLVPTGRGQEKDMISPVEHEKVFTWLYNLSKKVSFDIKTTAAQHYRRVVIQQKMKEAKDQNEDIQYLDALTQQGLTGSIDGLGRAPKGVNDGNGFVFISHVGDVYPSGLLPVKAGNVREQPLAEIYRESPIFKDLRNPDKYKGKCGQCEFRYVCGGSRSRAFAMTGDYMESEPFCVYIPKALRTKAAKA; this comes from the coding sequence ATGGGATTTGATAGAGATTTTAATAAAGACCCTTTTATTGTGATATGGGAATTAACAAGGGCATGCCAGCTAAAATGTCTGCACTGCCGTGCGGAGGCACAATATAGGAGAGATCCGAGAGAACTTTCCTTTGAAGAAGGGATGGCCCTGATTGACCAAATCAGGGAAATGAATAATCCTATGCTTGTGTTTACGGGTGGAGATCCATTAATGAGGCAGGATGTATTCGACATTGCCGAATATGCGGTGAAAAAGGGCGTTCGTGTTTCCATGACGCCCAGTGCGACACCAAATGTAACGAAAGAAGCTATTGAAAAAGCCAAACAGGTCGGCTTAGCTCGATGGGCGTTCAGCCTTGATGGGCCAAATGCAGAAATACACGACCACTTTAGAGGGACTTCCGGTTCCTACGATTTAACGATTGAAAGGATTAAATATCTGCACGAGCTTGAAATTCCAGTCCAGATTAATACAGTGATCTCACGTTATAATATCGATTACCTTGAGGAAATGGCACAGGTTGTAGAAGAACTCAAATGTGTTCTTTGGAGTGTGTTCTTCCTCGTCCCAACAGGGAGAGGGCAGGAAAAGGATATGATCTCACCGGTTGAGCATGAGAAGGTTTTTACATGGCTGTATAACTTAAGCAAAAAGGTTTCCTTCGATATTAAGACAACAGCAGCCCAGCATTATCGCCGAGTTGTCATTCAGCAAAAAATGAAGGAAGCAAAAGATCAAAATGAGGATATTCAATATCTCGATGCACTTACACAGCAAGGGCTGACGGGTTCTATAGATGGTTTAGGCAGGGCGCCTAAAGGAGTAAATGACGGAAACGGGTTTGTTTTCATTTCACACGTTGGGGACGTTTATCCAAGCGGGCTTTTGCCTGTTAAAGCAGGAAATGTAAGGGAACAGCCGCTCGCTGAAATATACAGGGAATCACCCATCTTTAAAGATCTCAGAAATCCTGATAAATATAAAGGGAAATGCGGCCAATGCGAATTCCGTTATGTTTGCGGAGGATCGAGATCACGTGCATTTGCCATGACAGGGGATTATATGGAAAGCGAGCCGTTTTGTGTATATATTCCTAAGGCACTTAGAACGAAAGCAGCAAAAGCATAA
- a CDS encoding YwiC-like family protein encodes MKLFMPKQHGAWAMLILPFWLGAAASDIIWSHIPFFLGWILLYLATYPGLLLFKRKRMALYSKWTAIYLVPAILLLLVPLLERPSIIIFGLLMVPFFIINALYSSKNRDRALGNDFSAICAFSIAGLASSFLPQGEISPMAWTVFAASVLFFTGSTFYVKSMIREKKNSSFKWVSWIFHTAVPILWLLAGGWLVSAAFLPSLFRSIVFYGKSFTPKKIGVYEIANASIFFFMLLFAIHT; translated from the coding sequence ATGAAGTTATTTATGCCAAAACAGCATGGTGCCTGGGCAATGCTGATTCTGCCATTTTGGCTCGGAGCAGCTGCATCTGATATTATTTGGTCTCATATCCCGTTTTTTTTAGGATGGATATTACTATATCTGGCCACTTATCCAGGACTTCTGCTATTTAAAAGAAAAAGAATGGCTTTATACTCTAAATGGACAGCCATTTATCTGGTCCCGGCTATTTTACTCCTATTAGTTCCTTTACTGGAAAGGCCATCGATTATCATTTTCGGACTTCTTATGGTTCCTTTTTTTATTATTAATGCGCTCTATTCTTCCAAAAACAGAGATAGAGCATTGGGCAATGACTTTAGTGCTATTTGTGCATTTTCAATAGCAGGTCTTGCGAGCAGCTTCTTGCCGCAGGGGGAAATTTCACCAATGGCCTGGACTGTGTTTGCGGCATCTGTTTTATTTTTTACAGGAAGCACTTTCTATGTAAAATCAATGATCAGGGAAAAGAAAAATAGTTCCTTTAAATGGGTTTCATGGATCTTTCATACTGCGGTACCGATACTTTGGCTGCTGGCGGGCGGATGGCTTGTATCTGCTGCGTTTCTTCCCAGCCTTTTCAGGTCGATTGTATTTTATGGGAAGTCATTTACACCTAAAAAAATTGGTGTTTATGAAATTGCTAATGCTTCAATATTCTTCTTTATGCTATTATTTGCCATACACACTTGA
- a CDS encoding molybdopterin molybdotransferase MoeA encodes MLEKRTPIPVAEAVEKIMAYQLTGSAEYVSINESNGRFLAEDLKATNDVPHFDRSPYDGFAVRSADTKEASMENSVVFEVVDHIGAGHVTSKNIGPFQAVRIMTGAQMPQECDAVVMLELAKAYEEDGKNFMSIKRSYKPGDNVSFKGEDAKKGDSLVKKGTKINPGIQAILATFGYAEVPVAKKPVIGLFATGTELLEVHEPLEPGKIRNSNAHMITAQIERAGAEVIYYGKLPDEFDTCFNAVKEALNNVDMLITTGGVSVGDFDYLPGIYEKLEAEVLFNKVAMRPGSVTTVAQHEGKLLFGLSGNPSACYVGFELFTRPVIRKMLFSEKPHLRKETAELVAEFPKANPFTRFVRTSVNYLSGRLVAAPSGVDKSNIVMSLAGANALMILPGGTRGYGKGDTVEVLLLEDHEGSEWPW; translated from the coding sequence ATGCTGGAAAAAAGAACTCCCATTCCTGTTGCTGAAGCAGTTGAAAAAATCATGGCATATCAATTAACCGGAAGTGCAGAATACGTATCCATTAATGAAAGCAATGGCCGTTTTCTGGCAGAAGATTTAAAAGCGACAAATGATGTCCCTCATTTTGATCGATCACCATATGATGGTTTTGCTGTCCGTTCTGCAGATACAAAGGAAGCTTCAATGGAAAATTCCGTCGTATTTGAGGTGGTAGACCACATTGGGGCGGGGCATGTGACTTCTAAAAACATTGGTCCATTCCAGGCTGTGAGGATCATGACCGGTGCGCAAATGCCTCAGGAATGTGATGCAGTTGTAATGCTTGAACTGGCAAAAGCATATGAAGAAGACGGTAAGAATTTTATGTCCATAAAGCGATCCTATAAACCGGGAGACAATGTTTCTTTCAAAGGAGAAGATGCAAAAAAAGGAGATTCTTTAGTTAAAAAGGGGACAAAGATCAATCCCGGAATTCAGGCCATTCTCGCAACCTTTGGTTATGCAGAAGTGCCTGTTGCCAAAAAGCCTGTTATTGGATTATTTGCAACAGGAACTGAACTATTGGAAGTCCATGAACCGCTGGAGCCGGGGAAAATCAGAAACAGCAATGCTCATATGATTACAGCGCAAATTGAACGGGCCGGCGCGGAAGTTATTTATTATGGAAAGCTTCCTGACGAATTTGATACATGTTTTAATGCTGTGAAAGAAGCATTGAACAATGTGGATATGCTGATCACTACAGGCGGTGTATCTGTGGGCGATTTTGATTATCTGCCGGGCATTTATGAAAAGCTTGAGGCTGAGGTGCTTTTCAATAAAGTTGCCATGAGGCCAGGCAGTGTGACGACTGTTGCCCAGCATGAAGGAAAGCTTCTGTTTGGACTTTCGGGAAATCCTTCTGCCTGCTATGTCGGGTTTGAACTTTTTACAAGACCAGTCATCCGAAAAATGCTGTTCTCTGAGAAACCGCATTTAAGGAAAGAAACTGCTGAACTAGTGGCAGAATTTCCAAAAGCAAACCCGTTTACACGATTTGTCAGGACATCTGTTAATTATTTGTCAGGACGACTGGTGGCAGCACCAAGCGGAGTGGATAAATCAAACATTGTGATGAGTCTTGCCGGTGCGAATGCGCTAATGATTCTGCCAGGCGGAACAAGAGGCTATGGCAAGGGGGACACCGTTGAAGTGCTATTGCTTGAGGACCATGAAGGAAGCGAATGGCCATGGTAA
- the argJ gene encoding bifunctional ornithine acetyltransferase/N-acetylglutamate synthase, whose amino-acid sequence MQLVSQAEVTELPAGSIITPKGFTAAGVHAGLRYSKKDLGIILSETPANCAAVYTTSHFQAAPLKVTQESIAADGLIQAVIVNSACANACTGEQGLIDAYQMRKSAADKFNIKEQHVAVASTGVIGEYMQMDKIEEGIKMLKPGNEALHSDDFQTAILTTDLVMKKCCYSALIDGKTVTMGGSAKGSGMIHPNMATMLAFITTDANIASSDLQIALKQVIDRTFNQITVDGDTSTNDMVMVMANGASGTNKLSPDHPDWDVFIQMLSKTCESLAKQIAKDGEGATKLIEVEVSGTKTDDDARVIAKQIVGSNLVKTAIYGADANWGRIIGAIGQGQPAIDPSLVDIAIGPIVMLKDSVPLAFSEEEAKEYLSNSAIQITVNLHQGAGIGKAWGCDLSYDYVKINASYRT is encoded by the coding sequence ATGCAATTAGTATCTCAAGCTGAAGTAACTGAACTGCCCGCCGGAAGCATCATCACACCAAAAGGCTTCACAGCAGCTGGTGTTCATGCCGGACTGCGCTATTCCAAAAAGGACTTAGGGATTATTTTAAGTGAGACTCCTGCAAATTGTGCAGCAGTTTATACAACCAGCCATTTTCAGGCGGCTCCTCTAAAAGTGACACAGGAAAGCATTGCAGCAGATGGGCTCATACAGGCAGTCATTGTAAATAGTGCATGTGCCAATGCATGTACTGGGGAACAGGGGCTAATAGATGCTTATCAAATGAGAAAATCAGCAGCAGATAAATTCAATATAAAGGAACAGCATGTGGCGGTTGCCTCTACCGGTGTCATTGGCGAGTATATGCAGATGGATAAGATAGAAGAGGGTATTAAGATGCTGAAGCCCGGCAATGAGGCATTACACTCAGACGATTTTCAGACAGCCATATTAACAACAGATTTAGTGATGAAGAAATGCTGCTATTCTGCACTTATAGATGGAAAAACAGTCACGATGGGCGGGTCTGCTAAGGGTTCAGGAATGATTCATCCCAATATGGCAACCATGCTTGCGTTTATCACAACGGATGCGAATATAGCCAGCTCTGATTTGCAAATTGCTTTAAAACAGGTTATCGATCGAACGTTCAATCAGATAACCGTTGATGGGGATACCTCAACAAATGATATGGTAATGGTCATGGCCAATGGAGCCAGCGGTACCAATAAACTTTCGCCGGATCATCCAGATTGGGATGTATTTATACAGATGCTTTCCAAAACATGTGAAAGTCTTGCCAAACAAATCGCAAAAGATGGTGAGGGAGCAACAAAGCTGATCGAGGTGGAGGTATCGGGGACGAAAACCGATGACGATGCAAGAGTGATCGCTAAACAGATTGTCGGCTCGAACCTTGTAAAGACTGCTATATATGGAGCAGATGCCAATTGGGGCAGAATTATCGGGGCAATCGGTCAGGGCCAGCCGGCTATTGATCCGTCTTTGGTTGATATTGCAATCGGACCTATAGTCATGCTGAAAGATAGTGTTCCTTTGGCATTTTCAGAAGAAGAAGCAAAAGAGTACTTATCCAATTCTGCCATTCAGATTACTGTGAATCTTCATCAGGGAGCTGGCATAGGGAAGGCCTGGGGATGTGACTTATCCTATGATTATGTCAAAATCAATGCAAGCTATCGCACGTGA
- a CDS encoding Crp/Fnr family transcriptional regulator codes for MAHTAIKQTHSIEIKELLHFADRHMKTQKGAYIFQEGMDADELYIILSGKIQISKITADGRELTFRLCGENEIIGELTLFTSDPKYLLNALVLEAGEVAVIKKDVLEKEIFKNSTLAYEFMKWMSDHFRNTQTKFRDLVLNGKKGALYSTLIRMTNSYGIKVNDGILIDLPLTNQELGNFCGTSRESTNRILGELKKDGIISIINGKITVKDLEYLKNEIGCENCPAVYCSIE; via the coding sequence ATGGCTCATACAGCCATTAAACAGACACATTCCATTGAGATTAAAGAGCTTCTTCATTTCGCTGACCGGCATATGAAAACACAGAAAGGGGCTTATATTTTTCAGGAAGGCATGGATGCTGATGAGCTATATATCATCCTTTCCGGCAAGATTCAAATCAGCAAGATAACAGCGGACGGCAGGGAACTCACCTTCAGGCTATGCGGGGAAAATGAAATCATTGGTGAGCTGACCTTATTTACCAGCGATCCTAAATATTTATTGAATGCTTTAGTTCTTGAAGCTGGTGAGGTAGCTGTAATAAAAAAAGATGTCCTGGAAAAGGAGATTTTTAAAAATAGTACTCTGGCCTATGAATTTATGAAATGGATGAGCGACCATTTCCGCAATACACAGACCAAATTCAGAGATCTCGTGCTCAATGGAAAAAAAGGTGCCCTGTATTCAACTCTTATCAGAATGACTAACAGCTATGGAATAAAAGTAAATGACGGCATACTCATTGATCTGCCACTTACGAATCAGGAACTTGGAAATTTCTGCGGCACCTCCAGAGAGAGCACCAACCGGATACTGGGCGAACTGAAGAAGGACGGCATTATTTCAATAATAAATGGAAAAATTACAGTTAAAGATCTAGAGTATTTAAAAAATGAAATAGGCTGTGAAAATTGCCCTGCCGTATACTGCAGCATTGAATAG
- the argC gene encoding N-acetyl-gamma-glutamyl-phosphate reductase: MNVSIIGTTGYGGAELLRILKQHPEFNIKSIHSTKDNIPIWTEYPHLYGILDENLQGIDSDQIAAQSDIVFLATPSGISGKLAEDFSGKDVKVIDLSGDLRIPAQAYQKWYKHAPANESLVEKAVYGLPEWHRREIASAEIISNPGCYPTAALLSLAPVVNENLIRPDSVVIDAKSGVSGAGRALSRTTSYAEANENLRVYKVNQHQHTPEIEQQLMKWNSEMKPITFTTHLLPITRGIMTTSYVQLTKEYTSSQILELYQSVYENQPFVRIRPENTFPSVKEVAGSNFCDIGIHMDSRTGRLTIVSVIDNLMKGAAGQAVQNANIISGCDEAAGLGFVPLYP; encoded by the coding sequence ATGAACGTTTCAATAATCGGAACAACCGGATATGGGGGTGCTGAATTGCTCCGTATCCTCAAGCAGCATCCGGAATTTAACATTAAATCGATTCATTCTACCAAAGATAACATCCCCATTTGGACTGAATATCCGCATCTATATGGAATATTAGACGAAAATTTACAGGGAATAGATTCAGATCAAATAGCTGCCCAGTCTGATATTGTTTTTCTGGCTACACCATCCGGGATTTCGGGAAAACTTGCTGAAGATTTTTCAGGTAAAGACGTTAAGGTAATTGACCTATCCGGTGATCTTCGAATTCCGGCTCAAGCCTATCAGAAGTGGTATAAACACGCTCCTGCAAACGAATCACTCGTAGAAAAAGCAGTATATGGTCTTCCGGAATGGCACCGCAGAGAAATAGCATCCGCAGAAATCATATCTAATCCTGGGTGCTATCCAACAGCTGCTTTGCTAAGTCTTGCACCTGTTGTAAATGAAAATTTAATAAGACCAGATAGTGTTGTCATCGATGCAAAATCCGGAGTGTCCGGGGCAGGAAGGGCGCTTTCGAGAACAACCAGCTATGCTGAAGCAAATGAAAACCTGCGGGTTTATAAGGTAAACCAGCATCAGCATACACCGGAAATCGAACAGCAGCTGATGAAGTGGAATTCCGAAATGAAGCCTATCACCTTCACGACCCATCTTCTTCCGATAACACGGGGCATTATGACAACCAGTTATGTACAGCTGACCAAGGAATACACTTCTTCTCAAATTCTTGAACTTTATCAATCAGTCTATGAAAACCAGCCATTTGTCCGGATTCGTCCGGAAAATACTTTCCCTTCTGTAAAAGAGGTTGCAGGCTCTAATTTTTGCGACATAGGTATCCATATGGACTCCAGAACGGGCAGGCTGACAATCGTTTCAGTGATTGATAACTTAATGAAAGGCGCTGCCGGTCAGGCTGTGCAAAATGCCAATATAATAAGCGGATGTGATGAAGCAGCGGGTCTCGGATTTGTTCCGCTCTATCCATAA
- the moaA gene encoding GTP 3',8-cyclase MoaA gives MAKTIIKDKLNRPLRDLRISVIDRCNFRCQYCMPAEIFGPDFAFLPKSELLSYEEIERLAKIFVSLGVEKIRLTGGEPLMRKDMPKLVKMLSDIEGLKDIGLTTNGVLLPKHAKDLKEAGLLRVNISLDSLDDELFGQINGRNVGVKPVIKGIEAAKEAGLGVKINMVVKKGLNDSEIVPMAKFCKDNGLQLRFIEYMDVGSTNGWKMDEVVTKKEIYEILKEHYLLEPVDPDYFGEVAKRYRYKGTDVDVGFITSVSESFCSSCTRSRLSANGQIFTCLFNGEGHDLKEFMRKGATDEEITDRIIKIWNGRKDRYSDERTEETAANRKKIEMSYIGG, from the coding sequence ATGGCTAAAACAATTATTAAAGATAAATTGAATAGACCTTTAAGAGACCTGCGCATTTCTGTCATTGACCGCTGTAATTTCCGCTGCCAATATTGCATGCCGGCAGAAATCTTCGGTCCTGATTTTGCTTTTCTTCCAAAAAGCGAGCTGCTCAGCTATGAAGAAATTGAACGGCTGGCTAAAATCTTCGTAAGCCTTGGAGTGGAGAAGATCAGGTTAACAGGCGGGGAGCCCCTTATGAGAAAGGACATGCCTAAACTTGTTAAAATGCTTTCAGACATTGAGGGATTAAAAGATATTGGACTAACCACCAACGGTGTATTGCTTCCCAAACATGCAAAGGACTTAAAGGAAGCAGGACTGTTGAGGGTTAACATCAGTCTTGACAGTCTGGATGATGAGCTTTTCGGACAAATCAACGGACGCAATGTGGGTGTCAAACCAGTTATTAAAGGGATTGAAGCAGCAAAAGAAGCAGGACTTGGCGTTAAGATTAATATGGTCGTCAAAAAAGGCCTGAATGATTCTGAAATTGTCCCGATGGCTAAGTTTTGTAAAGATAACGGCTTACAGCTCCGTTTTATTGAATACATGGATGTCGGCAGCACAAACGGCTGGAAAATGGATGAGGTTGTAACTAAAAAAGAGATTTATGAGATCTTAAAGGAACACTATTTATTAGAGCCGGTAGATCCGGATTATTTCGGAGAGGTGGCCAAGCGGTACCGCTATAAAGGCACCGATGTGGATGTTGGGTTTATTACATCTGTTTCTGAATCCTTCTGTTCAAGCTGCACTCGTTCAAGATTGTCAGCAAATGGCCAAATTTTCACATGCCTATTTAATGGTGAAGGGCACGATTTAAAGGAATTTATGAGAAAAGGCGCTACTGACGAAGAAATTACCGATCGGATTATTAAGATTTGGAATGGCAGAAAAGACAGGTACTCAGACGAACGGACAGAAGAAACCGCTGCAAACAGGAAAAAGATTGAAATGTCCTATATTGGGGGATGA
- a CDS encoding metal-sulfur cluster assembly factor, with protein MDQDLKDSIMGALELVVDPELGIDIVNLGLVYDVKMEEEGKAIVDMTLTSMGCPLAGTIVEQVKSALADIPEVKDTEVNIVWNPPWSKDKMSRYAKIALGVR; from the coding sequence ATGGATCAGGATTTAAAAGACAGCATTATGGGTGCACTGGAGCTTGTAGTAGACCCTGAGCTGGGCATTGACATTGTAAATTTAGGCTTGGTATATGATGTGAAAATGGAAGAGGAAGGGAAAGCTATAGTTGATATGACTCTTACTTCCATGGGCTGTCCTTTGGCAGGCACAATTGTTGAACAAGTAAAGTCAGCGCTGGCAGATATCCCTGAAGTAAAAGACACTGAAGTGAATATTGTCTGGAACCCGCCTTGGTCCAAGGACAAAATGTCCCGCTATGCAAAAATTGCACTTGGCGTACGATAA
- the ric gene encoding iron-sulfur cluster repair di-iron protein → MTIQITEDRLVKDIVNEFPKTSDVFKRHRIDFCCGGNIPLARAVSEQSADMNVLINELNEVIQKENQTDNLEVWTDSTSEDIIEHVINRYHRPLEEELSQLSPYVTKVSRVHGESHEELLRVHQLFYELKHELLEHTSKEEESVFPLLLKLEDPKVENREEIISYIRELEKEHDHAGSILKELREITADFTPPADACGSYRLVYKRLEDLESQTFMHVHLENNILFPRYI, encoded by the coding sequence ATGACTATACAAATTACAGAAGATCGTCTCGTAAAAGATATCGTAAATGAATTTCCAAAGACAAGTGATGTTTTTAAACGTCATCGCATTGATTTTTGCTGCGGCGGAAATATTCCGCTGGCGCGTGCTGTTTCAGAACAGTCAGCAGATATGAACGTCCTGATTAACGAATTAAACGAAGTAATTCAAAAGGAAAACCAAACTGATAATTTAGAGGTTTGGACAGATAGTACATCAGAAGATATTATTGAACATGTCATTAATCGATATCATCGTCCTCTTGAAGAAGAACTATCGCAATTAAGCCCATATGTAACAAAGGTGTCAAGAGTACATGGAGAAAGCCATGAGGAGCTTCTTAGAGTCCATCAATTATTCTATGAATTGAAGCACGAGCTTCTTGAACATACTTCCAAAGAGGAAGAGTCAGTTTTTCCACTTCTGCTGAAGCTTGAAGATCCTAAAGTTGAAAATCGCGAAGAAATCATCAGCTATATCCGGGAGCTTGAGAAGGAGCATGATCATGCAGGTTCCATCTTAAAGGAATTGAGGGAAATTACAGCTGATTTTACTCCTCCAGCTGATGCATGCGGTTCTTACCGTCTTGTATATAAGCGGCTTGAAGATTTAGAAAGCCAAACGTTCATGCATGTTCATCTGGAAAATAATATTCTTTTTCCTCGATATATATAA
- the mobB gene encoding molybdopterin-guanine dinucleotide biosynthesis protein B — protein sequence MAMVKEPVIFQVAGYQNSGKTTLINKLISGLKEKGLSAITIKHHGHGGKPETPEGKDSTSHIKSGAAASLVEGGGRLLMHAEKKSWSLEEQVRIVLQLQPDVVLIEGHKKASFSKALLLRSDEDMHLMKELTNICTVISWDDNVIKPNDANFEAPFFSIGDPKGPDWIVEYLVSERMK from the coding sequence ATGGCCATGGTAAAGGAACCTGTTATCTTTCAGGTAGCCGGCTATCAAAACAGCGGAAAAACAACGTTGATAAATAAATTAATTTCAGGATTAAAAGAGAAGGGGCTTTCTGCCATTACCATTAAACATCATGGTCATGGCGGCAAACCTGAAACCCCGGAAGGAAAGGATTCTACAAGCCATATTAAATCAGGGGCTGCCGCTTCTCTTGTAGAAGGGGGAGGCAGACTGCTTATGCATGCCGAGAAGAAAAGCTGGAGCCTGGAGGAGCAGGTAAGGATTGTGCTGCAGCTGCAGCCGGACGTCGTGCTTATTGAAGGTCATAAAAAGGCATCTTTTTCTAAGGCTCTCTTGCTAAGAAGTGATGAAGATATGCACCTTATGAAGGAATTGACAAATATCTGTACAGTGATCAGCTGGGATGATAACGTTATAAAACCAAACGATGCAAATTTTGAAGCGCCGTTTTTCAGCATTGGTGATCCCAAAGGTCCTGATTGGATTGTTGAGTATTTAGTGAGCGAAAGAATGAAATAA